In one window of Massilibacterium senegalense DNA:
- a CDS encoding flagellar protein FliT, with translation MNEALKKYAAISEEMVAHLKQGITEENSDNDLKKLEDYFNARDQLITSIQPPTTEEEKELGQHIIQLNEEIEKMTKALYASVKVKMNQMKKQQHTSNAYANPYDGFSIDGTFYDERN, from the coding sequence ATGAATGAAGCACTAAAAAAATATGCGGCCATTTCAGAAGAAATGGTCGCACATTTAAAACAAGGCATTACCGAAGAAAATAGCGATAACGATTTAAAAAAATTAGAAGATTACTTCAACGCGCGCGATCAATTAATTACATCAATTCAACCGCCAACGACGGAGGAAGAAAAAGAACTTGGTCAACATATTATACAATTAAATGAAGAAATCGAAAAAATGACAAAAGCGTTATATGCATCCGTGAAAGTAAAAATGAATCAAATGAAAAAACAACAGCACACTTCCAATGCATATGCTAACCCGTATGACGGTTTTTCCATTGATGGGACATTTTATGATGAACGTAATTAA
- the fliS gene encoding flagellar export chaperone FliS, translating to MSVNNPYQAYKQNTVNTAPPGELTLMLYNGCLKFISAGKQAMKNGDVNGKNENLKKAQDIIQELMVTLNTDISVAANMMQMYDYIHRRLIEANVQNDVEVLEEAEGYVVEFRDTWKAVLKITQQQKAVNADGRV from the coding sequence AACAAAATACAGTAAACACAGCTCCCCCAGGAGAGTTAACATTAATGTTATATAATGGATGTTTAAAGTTTATTTCAGCTGGAAAACAAGCGATGAAAAATGGCGATGTGAATGGCAAAAATGAAAATTTGAAAAAAGCACAAGACATTATTCAAGAATTAATGGTCACACTAAATACAGATATTTCAGTCGCTGCAAATATGATGCAAATGTACGATTACATTCATCGTCGCCTTATTGAGGCAAATGTACAAAATGACGTGGAAGTGTTAGAAGAAGCAGAAGGATATGTGGTGGAATTTCGCGATACGTGGAAAGCAGTATTAAAAATCACACAACAACAAAAAGCGGTCAATGCCGACGGACGTGTGTAA
- the cspD gene encoding cold-shock protein CspD: MLGKVKWFNAEKGFGFIEREDGDDVFVHFSAIQTDGFKTLEEGQQVEFEIVEGARGPQASNVTKL; the protein is encoded by the coding sequence ATGTTAGGAAAAGTAAAATGGTTTAATGCGGAAAAAGGTTTTGGATTTATCGAACGTGAAGATGGCGACGACGTATTCGTACACTTCTCAGCAATTCAAACTGACGGCTTCAAAACTTTAGAAGAAGGCCAACAAGTTGAGTTTGAAATCGTTGAAGGAGCACGTGGACCTCAAGCTTCTAACGTAACTAAGCTTTAA
- the hpf gene encoding ribosome hibernation-promoting factor, HPF/YfiA family — MLYNIRGENIEVTDALRDYVEKKVGKLERYFDTPPRTDVHVNLKVYNDKKQKVEVTVPMPHLLLRAEETHNDMYAAIDLVIDKLERQIRKHKTKVNRKARQEGATKFEFADAPFVNAPVAEEEEIKIYRTKRFNLKPMNVEEAVLQMDMLGHNFFVFKEAETGDTNVVYRRKDGQYGVIEPE; from the coding sequence ATGCTATACAATATCCGTGGAGAAAACATTGAAGTAACAGATGCTCTAAGAGATTATGTTGAAAAAAAAGTTGGAAAATTAGAACGATATTTTGACACTCCTCCAAGAACTGATGTACATGTGAATTTAAAAGTGTACAACGATAAAAAACAAAAAGTGGAAGTAACCGTTCCAATGCCGCACTTGTTATTACGTGCAGAGGAAACTCATAATGATATGTATGCTGCGATTGATTTAGTCATTGACAAACTAGAACGTCAAATTCGTAAGCATAAAACAAAAGTAAATCGTAAAGCACGTCAAGAAGGTGCTACGAAATTCGAATTTGCGGATGCGCCATTTGTAAACGCACCTGTAGCGGAAGAGGAAGAAATCAAAATTTATCGTACCAAACGGTTTAATTTAAAACCGATGAATGTAGAAGAAGCCGTTCTTCAAATGGATATGTTAGGACATAACTTCTTCGTATTTAAAGAAGCCGAAACAGGCGACACCAATGTAGTGTATCGTCGTAAAGACGGTCAATACGGTGTAATTGAACCTGAATGA
- a CDS encoding MarR family winged helix-turn-helix transcriptional regulator has product MKNNKIKYVEIIMKEMLEIQQKSKMFTNLLSEGEALSQNQLILLIQLKINGGMKVTEIADFFSVTPGAVTSMCDKLEKLLLVQRVREKEDRRVVKVILTNNGEAKVQTIFLKFSQEKLTEIAQSLMEVNQLMEKIF; this is encoded by the coding sequence TTGAAAAATAATAAAATAAAATATGTAGAAATCATTATGAAGGAAATGCTTGAAATACAGCAAAAGTCCAAGATGTTTACCAATCTTCTTTCTGAAGGAGAAGCACTATCGCAAAACCAGCTTATCCTTCTCATTCAACTGAAAATTAATGGTGGAATGAAAGTAACGGAAATTGCAGATTTTTTTAGTGTTACTCCTGGAGCTGTAACATCAATGTGTGATAAATTAGAAAAATTACTTTTAGTGCAAAGGGTTAGAGAAAAAGAAGATCGGCGAGTGGTGAAGGTAATTTTAACAAATAACGGCGAAGCTAAGGTTCAAACCATTTTTTTGAAGTTTTCTCAAGAAAAACTGACAGAAATAGCACAATCATTAATGGAAGTTAATCAATTAATGGAAAAAATCTTTTGA